The following proteins are encoded in a genomic region of Chthoniobacterales bacterium:
- a CDS encoding SUF system NifU family Fe-S cluster assembly protein — MSMELYQEVLLQHSRRPRNFGPLEGATHRAEGVNALCGDEITIELALADGAVREAKFTGSACAICTASASLLTMEFAGCGVAAARGLAEDFRKLAVSGEATEELDAHPRLTVMRSVHEFPQRVKCATLPWETALAALQTPVG; from the coding sequence ATGAGCATGGAACTTTATCAGGAGGTGCTGCTACAGCATTCGCGGCGGCCACGGAACTTCGGTCCGCTCGAGGGAGCGACCCATCGCGCCGAAGGCGTCAACGCGTTGTGCGGCGACGAGATCACGATCGAACTGGCGCTGGCGGATGGGGCGGTGCGCGAGGCGAAATTCACCGGCAGCGCGTGCGCGATCTGCACGGCCTCGGCATCGCTGCTCACGATGGAGTTTGCCGGCTGCGGTGTCGCCGCGGCGCGCGGACTCGCGGAGGACTTCCGCAAGCTGGCCGTGAGCGGCGAGGCGACGGAGGAACTCGACGCTCATCCGCGACTCACCGTGATGCGCTCGGTGCACGAGTTTCCGCAGCGTGTGAAATGCGCCACGCTGCCGTGGGAAACAGCTCTGGCGGCCCTGCAGACGCCGGTGGGCTGA
- a CDS encoding universal stress protein, protein MSSKFSETVERPLRMLLNQEFVESGRAVPASRAFATFPSTPSIPPAPAFGFDRILVPTDFSCLSTVALAYARRLATRLGGEVILLHVCPHQLHASSGASDAPNEKRRDDHRKFAEAQIECQLANTGALASTDTATVRVLIEEGSPHKAIVLEALAQKADLIVTAKHGRTAENKLLLGKTAEFLVRNAHCPVLLIGDEGAVFPARIPIEE, encoded by the coding sequence ATGAGTTCGAAATTCTCCGAAACCGTCGAGCGGCCTCTGCGCATGCTTCTGAACCAGGAGTTCGTCGAATCCGGCCGGGCCGTTCCAGCTTCGCGCGCTTTTGCCACGTTCCCTTCCACGCCCTCGATTCCTCCGGCGCCTGCCTTCGGCTTTGATCGCATCCTCGTGCCGACCGATTTTTCCTGCCTCTCGACGGTCGCACTCGCCTACGCGCGACGGCTGGCCACCCGTCTCGGGGGCGAGGTGATTCTTCTCCACGTCTGCCCACACCAACTGCATGCAAGCTCGGGGGCCTCGGACGCACCGAACGAAAAGCGTCGGGATGATCACCGGAAATTTGCGGAGGCCCAGATCGAATGCCAGCTTGCGAATACCGGCGCCCTGGCGTCCACCGATACCGCGACCGTGCGCGTGTTGATCGAAGAGGGGAGTCCGCACAAAGCAATCGTCCTCGAAGCGCTCGCGCAGAAGGCGGACCTCATTGTCACCGCGAAGCACGGCCGCACGGCGGAGAACAAACTCCTGCTTGGCAAGACCGCGGAGTTTCTGGTGCGCAATGCACACTGCCCGGTGCTGCTCATCGGCGACGAGGGCGCGGTTTTTCCTGCGCGCATCCCCATCGAGGAATAG
- a CDS encoding universal stress protein, translating into MNSPARFSLPVSAGPVADIATILVPIDCGPRSRALLQSASALSRAVGGHLVILHVYEPLTYAPAHCSAEQLRLYRENRHRMAEGKLELLQDEFLDDAEVQAATLLAIEGLPQDKICETALRTHADLIVASTHGYRGLNHLFVGSTAEHLIRRVPCPILILPTAVEGSENVGDVIGLHSKPSNFPPHERNTP; encoded by the coding sequence ATGAACTCCCCAGCCAGATTCTCCCTCCCAGTTTCCGCCGGCCCCGTTGCGGACATCGCCACGATCCTCGTCCCGATCGACTGCGGTCCCCGCTCCCGCGCGCTGCTTCAAAGTGCGTCCGCGCTGTCCCGGGCCGTAGGCGGGCATCTCGTCATTCTCCACGTCTACGAGCCGCTCACCTATGCGCCTGCGCATTGTTCCGCCGAGCAGTTGCGTCTTTATCGGGAAAACCGGCACCGCATGGCGGAAGGAAAGCTCGAACTCCTCCAAGACGAGTTTCTGGACGACGCGGAGGTGCAAGCCGCCACGCTCCTCGCGATCGAAGGATTGCCGCAGGATAAGATCTGCGAGACGGCACTGCGGACGCACGCCGACCTGATCGTCGCCTCCACGCATGGTTACCGAGGCTTGAACCACCTCTTCGTTGGCAGCACCGCCGAGCACCTCATTCGTCGGGTCCCCTGCCCGATCCTCATTCTTCCGACAGCCGTCGAGGGCTCGGAGAATGTCGGCGACGTGATCGGGCTCCACTCCAAACCCTCGAACTTCCCGCCCCACGAAAGGAACACGCCATGA
- a CDS encoding DUF4070 domain-containing protein encodes MNTIVSIQPVGLRAEDLPAYFGSSTVAAEIVKVGILTPVRKVKGLTIYDTGDCARAWIETGSSGNNPKAELNFTPRLGREFLLSGYRQSMQSLHEPRNYYARVRTFLHSYRPCRPFLAFPGVRSSRC; translated from the coding sequence ATGAACACCATCGTCTCCATCCAACCCGTCGGCCTGCGCGCCGAGGATTTGCCAGCCTATTTTGGCAGCTCAACCGTCGCCGCTGAAATCGTCAAAGTCGGAATCCTCACACCGGTTCGGAAAGTAAAAGGTCTCACCATCTACGACACCGGCGATTGCGCCCGCGCGTGGATCGAGACCGGCAGCTCCGGCAACAACCCTAAGGCGGAACTGAATTTCACGCCACGACTCGGTCGCGAATTCCTCCTCTCCGGTTATCGCCAGTCGATGCAATCGCTCCATGAACCCAGGAATTACTACGCCCGCGTTCGCACGTTTCTGCACAGTTATCGGCCGTGCCGCCCTTTCCTCGCCTTTCCAGGAGTGAGGTCATCGCGTTGTTGA
- a CDS encoding LLM class flavin-dependent oxidoreductase: MVRYSVLDLAPIVQGGDAAEAFARSLDLARHAEAWGYHRYWVAEHHNLPGIASAATSVLIAHLAAGTSRIRVGSGGIMLPNHAPLAIAEQFGTLESLHPGRIDLGLGRAPGGDPITAKALRRGLGSNADTFASDLAELRGYFAPASPGQPLRAIPGAGLDIPIYLLGSSDFGAHLAAQLGLPYAFASHFAPDYLLPALDLYRRNFRPSASLEQPYAMVAVNVIAADSDAEATRLFTSLQQAFLGIIRGQRTELLPPVNDLEDRWSPAERAQVTRMTRCSAVGSAETVRRELETLLAQTGADEIIATAQIHDHAARLRSFEIAAEVFATIAGR, encoded by the coding sequence ATGGTTCGTTACTCCGTTCTCGATCTTGCGCCCATCGTGCAGGGCGGCGACGCGGCCGAGGCATTCGCCCGCTCCCTCGATCTGGCCCGCCATGCGGAGGCCTGGGGCTACCACCGCTACTGGGTGGCCGAGCATCACAACCTTCCCGGCATCGCCAGCGCCGCGACTTCGGTGCTCATCGCCCACCTCGCCGCGGGAACCAGCCGCATCCGCGTCGGCTCCGGCGGCATCATGCTTCCGAATCACGCCCCGCTCGCGATCGCCGAGCAATTCGGCACGCTGGAATCCCTGCATCCCGGCCGCATCGATCTCGGCCTGGGCCGCGCCCCCGGGGGCGACCCGATCACCGCGAAGGCGCTGCGTCGCGGGCTGGGATCGAACGCGGACACGTTTGCGAGCGACCTCGCCGAGCTGCGTGGATACTTTGCGCCAGCCTCACCCGGCCAGCCCCTGCGCGCCATTCCCGGCGCCGGTCTGGACATCCCCATCTACCTCCTCGGCTCGAGCGATTTCGGCGCCCATCTCGCCGCTCAGCTCGGCCTGCCCTACGCCTTCGCGTCCCACTTCGCCCCCGACTACCTCCTGCCCGCGCTCGACCTCTACCGGCGCAATTTCCGCCCGTCCGCCTCGCTCGAGCAGCCCTACGCCATGGTTGCCGTCAACGTCATCGCTGCGGATTCCGACGCCGAGGCAACTCGCCTGTTCACGTCGCTCCAGCAGGCGTTTCTCGGGATCATTCGCGGCCAGCGCACGGAGCTGCTCCCTCCGGTGAACGACCTCGAGGACCGCTGGTCACCGGCCGAACGCGCCCAGGTCACGCGGATGACCCGATGCTCCGCGGTGGGTTCGGCGGAAACGGTTCGTCGGGAACTCGAGACGCTACTCGCACAAACCGGCGCCGACGAGATCATCGCCACCGCGCAGATTCACGACCACGCCGCGCGGCTGCGCTCGTTCGAGATCGCGGCGGAGGTCTTCGCCACCATCGCCGGCCGCTAG
- the argJ gene encoding bifunctional glutamate N-acetyltransferase/amino-acid acetyltransferase ArgJ, with protein MNAPKGFLAAAVSVGIKYPEGSRDDLALVAGATPVLAAATFTTNRVKAAPVLVSTEHLRGKMCRAVILNSGNANACTGQPGISDAKAMAASTALALGTKPEEILVCSTGRIGVPLPIERMVAKVPELVARLDTKSSEAVARAIMTSDTVPKEFACEFESGGQKFRVGGVAKGAGMIDPNMATMLSVITTDAALSRAELRAALKLAVERSFNRITIDGDMSTNDTVILLASGTQGRPELADFQVALEEVALDLAKKIVLDGEGVTRFIEVEVRGAKTAKDARLAAEAIANSTLTKCAWAGGDPNWGRILDAVGYSGAEFDPDLADIDYDKVAAVRGGMPAKTPFARLQAVAAKKSFKVTVELHAGKATHTVFTTDLTEEYVRFNLGE; from the coding sequence GTGAATGCGCCGAAGGGGTTTCTCGCGGCGGCGGTGTCCGTGGGCATCAAGTATCCGGAAGGCTCGCGGGACGATCTCGCGCTGGTCGCCGGAGCGACGCCCGTGCTGGCCGCGGCGACTTTCACGACGAACCGGGTGAAGGCTGCGCCGGTGCTGGTCTCGACCGAGCATCTGCGCGGGAAGATGTGCCGCGCGGTCATCCTCAACAGCGGCAATGCAAATGCCTGCACGGGCCAGCCCGGCATCTCGGACGCGAAGGCGATGGCGGCATCCACGGCCCTCGCTCTGGGCACGAAGCCCGAGGAAATTCTCGTGTGCTCGACCGGACGCATTGGCGTGCCTCTGCCGATCGAGCGGATGGTCGCCAAGGTGCCGGAGCTCGTGGCCCGGCTCGACACGAAATCGAGCGAGGCGGTCGCGCGCGCGATCATGACAAGTGACACCGTGCCGAAGGAGTTTGCCTGCGAATTCGAGTCCGGCGGCCAGAAGTTCCGCGTGGGCGGTGTGGCGAAAGGCGCGGGCATGATCGATCCGAACATGGCCACGATGCTGAGCGTTATCACGACGGACGCCGCGCTTTCCCGCGCCGAGCTGCGCGCGGCGCTCAAGCTGGCGGTCGAGCGGTCGTTCAATCGCATCACGATCGATGGTGACATGAGCACCAACGACACCGTCATCCTGCTGGCGAGCGGCACGCAGGGCCGGCCCGAGCTCGCGGATTTCCAGGTCGCCCTCGAGGAGGTCGCGCTCGATCTCGCAAAGAAGATCGTGCTCGACGGCGAGGGCGTCACGCGCTTCATCGAAGTCGAGGTGCGCGGGGCGAAGACGGCGAAGGACGCCAGACTTGCGGCCGAGGCGATTGCGAATTCCACGCTCACGAAATGCGCCTGGGCGGGCGGCGACCCGAACTGGGGCCGCATTCTCGACGCGGTCGGCTACTCCGGAGCGGAGTTCGATCCCGATCTCGCGGACATCGATTACGACAAGGTCGCGGCGGTGCGCGGGGGCATGCCGGCGAAGACGCCGTTTGCGCGGCTGCAGGCGGTCGCGGCGAAGAAATCCTTCAAGGTGACGGTGGAATTGCACGCCGGCAAGGCGACCCATACGGTCTTCACCACCGATCTCACCGAAGAATACGTCCGGTTTAATCTCGGCGAATAA
- the argC gene encoding N-acetyl-gamma-glutamyl-phosphate reductase has translation MSAVNVAIVGANGYSGEELCTLLSRHPGIRIVAVSSRTHAGRPVTDVLPRLAGSPAFAGLSFCDSKIDALLASGAEYFFLALPHGLATEFALPLVEAGKRVIDLSADFRLRDAGVYEEFYGDAHPAPGSLAGAVYGLPELHRQEIRTAKLVASAGCYPTSILLPLVPLLRAGLIAREDIVVSSASGVSGAGRKADVTLLYAECNESLRAYGLPKHRHLSEIEQELSLAAGAPIVITFVPHLAPMTRGIHTTTFVRLAPGVKPDQIAEALSEAYANEPFVRVRESLPDTKNVTGTNFCDIAVRFDDRAKRLILLSAEDNLVKGAAGQAVQNFNLMAGFDEATALL, from the coding sequence ATGTCCGCTGTGAACGTCGCCATCGTCGGTGCCAATGGCTACTCGGGAGAGGAGCTGTGCACCCTGCTCAGCCGCCATCCGGGGATCCGGATCGTCGCGGTGAGCTCCCGCACGCATGCCGGCCGGCCGGTGACGGACGTCCTGCCGCGACTGGCGGGCTCGCCGGCATTTGCGGGGTTGAGTTTCTGCGACTCGAAGATCGACGCCCTGCTCGCCAGCGGCGCCGAGTATTTCTTTCTCGCCCTGCCGCACGGCCTCGCGACCGAATTTGCGCTGCCTCTCGTGGAAGCCGGGAAGCGGGTGATCGATCTCAGCGCGGATTTCCGGCTGCGGGATGCCGGAGTTTACGAGGAGTTCTACGGCGATGCGCATCCGGCTCCCGGAAGCCTGGCTGGTGCGGTCTATGGCCTGCCGGAGCTGCACCGGCAGGAAATTCGGACGGCGAAGCTCGTGGCCTCGGCGGGGTGTTATCCGACGAGCATTTTGCTGCCGCTGGTTCCTTTGCTGCGCGCCGGGCTGATCGCACGCGAGGACATCGTGGTCTCGAGCGCCAGCGGCGTGAGCGGCGCCGGGCGGAAGGCCGACGTGACGCTGCTTTACGCGGAGTGCAACGAAAGCCTGCGAGCCTACGGCCTGCCCAAGCACCGGCATCTCTCCGAGATCGAGCAGGAACTCAGTCTCGCGGCGGGCGCGCCGATCGTGATCACCTTCGTGCCGCATCTTGCGCCGATGACGCGGGGAATCCACACGACGACGTTCGTCAGGCTCGCTCCGGGCGTGAAGCCGGACCAGATCGCCGAGGCGTTGAGCGAGGCCTACGCGAACGAGCCGTTCGTGCGGGTGCGCGAGTCGCTGCCCGATACGAAGAACGTGACCGGAACGAACTTCTGCGACATCGCGGTGCGGTTCGACGACCGGGCGAAGCGGCTGATCCTGCTCAGCGCGGAGGACAATCTCGTAAAAGGTGCGGCCGGTCAGGCCGTGCAGAATTTCAATCTCATGGCCGGGTTCGACGAAGCCACGGCGCTGCTCTAA
- a CDS encoding methyltransferase has product MRFAEPMFKGWAKPGPVPPGALGNGPDLEPGETLDAISGYFRLFQLADGHRFSTDDVLTAWYGTLACPTARTALDLGSGIGTVGMIAAWRLPGTRFVTVEAQSESVRLARKSAQWNGLTDRYEIREGDIRDPEILHPDEAFDLVLGSPPYFPAGSGAQSEHPQKLACRFEMRGTVADYCATAAAHLAPGGVFACVFPVNPDAQHERVRAATAESGLVIVRWRPIALREGARPLLGLFAMMRAGDLPSPFPTWTEPALTIRTAAGAVHPEYVAVKLTFGFPP; this is encoded by the coding sequence ATGCGATTCGCCGAACCGATGTTCAAAGGCTGGGCCAAGCCCGGCCCCGTTCCGCCCGGCGCTCTCGGGAACGGCCCCGATCTCGAGCCCGGCGAGACTCTCGACGCCATCAGCGGCTACTTTCGCCTCTTCCAACTCGCCGACGGCCATCGCTTTTCCACCGACGACGTCCTCACCGCCTGGTATGGCACCCTCGCCTGCCCCACCGCCCGCACCGCGCTCGACCTCGGCAGCGGCATCGGCACCGTCGGGATGATCGCCGCCTGGCGACTGCCGGGCACGCGTTTTGTCACCGTCGAAGCCCAGTCGGAAAGCGTGCGCCTCGCCCGGAAATCCGCGCAATGGAACGGCCTCACCGATCGCTACGAGATCCGCGAGGGCGACATCCGCGACCCGGAGATTCTCCATCCCGACGAAGCCTTCGACCTCGTGCTCGGCAGCCCCCCGTATTTCCCCGCCGGCAGCGGCGCGCAAAGCGAGCACCCGCAGAAGCTCGCCTGCCGCTTCGAAATGCGCGGCACCGTGGCCGATTACTGCGCGACCGCGGCCGCGCACCTCGCCCCCGGCGGCGTCTTTGCGTGCGTCTTCCCGGTCAATCCCGACGCCCAGCACGAACGCGTGCGCGCCGCCACGGCGGAATCCGGTCTCGTCATCGTTCGCTGGCGACCGATCGCCCTCCGCGAAGGCGCCCGCCCCCTTCTCGGCCTTTTCGCGATGATGCGCGCCGGCGATCTCCCCTCGCCGTTCCCGACGTGGACCGAGCCCGCGCTCACCATCCGCACCGCTGCCGGCGCCGTGCATCCCGAGTATGTCGCGGTGAAACTGACCTTCGGCTTCCCCCCGTAA
- the argB gene encoding acetylglutamate kinase codes for MARSLSPAARTESLIEALPYIQKFRGQTFVIKYGGSAMEDDQQVERLLRDVVFLEAVGINPVIVHGGGKAISSKMREAGLVPHFVNGLRVTDAASVQIVEETLDREINPGIVATIHQHGGKASGLSGKAVFVSRRLPLQRLEDGTEADIGFVGEAIDVNIAEVTAAVQQEIVPVISPIGATAEGQVLNINADVAAAALATGLKAHKLIFVSDVPGIMRNPAQADSLIPSVTVKQTQLLIKQKIIDGGMIPKVESAVRALQQGVGKIHLVGGQTPHCLLLEIFTNSGIGTEIIP; via the coding sequence ATGGCCCGCTCTCTCAGTCCCGCCGCCCGCACGGAAAGCCTCATCGAGGCGCTTCCCTACATTCAGAAGTTCCGCGGGCAGACGTTTGTCATCAAATACGGCGGCAGCGCGATGGAGGACGACCAGCAGGTGGAGCGTCTGCTCCGCGACGTTGTCTTTCTCGAGGCGGTCGGCATCAATCCCGTGATCGTGCACGGTGGCGGCAAGGCCATCTCCTCGAAGATGCGGGAGGCGGGGCTCGTCCCCCATTTCGTGAACGGCCTTCGCGTGACGGATGCCGCGTCCGTGCAGATCGTCGAGGAGACGCTCGATCGGGAGATCAATCCCGGGATCGTGGCGACGATTCATCAGCATGGCGGCAAGGCCAGCGGCCTGTCGGGCAAGGCGGTGTTCGTCTCGCGGCGCCTGCCGCTCCAGCGACTCGAGGACGGCACGGAGGCCGATATCGGATTCGTCGGCGAAGCGATCGATGTGAACATCGCGGAGGTGACGGCGGCCGTGCAGCAGGAAATCGTGCCCGTGATCTCGCCGATCGGTGCGACGGCCGAGGGGCAGGTGCTCAACATCAATGCCGACGTCGCGGCCGCGGCGCTCGCCACGGGGTTGAAGGCCCACAAGCTCATCTTCGTGAGCGACGTGCCCGGCATCATGCGGAATCCCGCGCAGGCCGATTCGCTGATTCCCTCGGTCACGGTCAAACAGACCCAGCTCCTCATCAAACAGAAGATCATCGATGGCGGGATGATCCCGAAGGTCGAGAGTGCCGTGCGTGCGCTCCAGCAGGGCGTCGGCAAGATTCATCTCGTCGGCGGCCAGACTCCGCATTGCCTGCTGCTCGAGATTTTTACGAACTCGGGCATCGGCACCGAGATTATCCCGTAA